In Asterias rubens chromosome 10, eAstRub1.3, whole genome shotgun sequence, the following proteins share a genomic window:
- the LOC117296123 gene encoding G-protein coupled receptor 54-like, giving the protein MTVDRYYLIVHAVKSRNTRTVMKAVVINVAIWIFSSLIHLATPVFTAVDSDSNCANTFPNPDVDAKIYGVYAFLGMYIIPLMLIMFCYAKILIQIWQKTSGGTESAQAHTRALKRKRKITRMVLIVVVLFAFCWAPLQIFIIWTNFNYAQVSEMRKDVFLFLRGSFQCMAYANSCVNPFVYAFTTTSFRKYFRKMFATCRGNVYKDRTSISISMTTKTERLAAEEDSSI; this is encoded by the exons ATGACGGTTGACCGTTACTATTTGATAGTACACGCAGTCAAGTCTCGAAACACACGCACTGTGATGAAAGCTGTAGTCATCAATGTGGCAATCTGGATCT TCTCTTCTTTGATTCATCTCGCGACCCCTGTCTTCACAGCGGTTGACTCAGACAGCAATTGTGCCAATACGTTCCCGAATCCAGACGTAGATGCTAAAATCTACGGAGTGTATGCCTTCTTGGGAATGTACATCATCCCACTGATGTTGATTATGTTCTGCTACGCGAAAATTCTCATTCAAATCTGGCAAAAAACTTCGGGTGGAACGGAGAGCGCACAAGCCCACACCCGTGCCCtgaaaaggaaaaggaaaatCACACGAATGGTACTTATTGTGGTAGTTCTATTCGCGTTCTGCTGGGCGCCACTTCAAATATTCATCATCTGGACGAATTTTAATTATGCCCAAGTGTCAGAGATGAGGAAAGACGTTTTCCTTTTTCTGCGAGGTTCATTCCAATGTATGGCGTACGCCAATAGTTGCGTGAACCCATTTGTGTACGCGTTCACAACGACAAGCTTCAGAAAATACTTCAGAAAAATGTTCGCAACGTGCCGTGGAAACGTCTACAAGGATCGCACTAGTATCAGCATCAGTATGACAACTAAGACAGAGAGATTAGCAGCTGAAGAAGATTCTTCAATTTAA